The genome window GGGCATCGAGGGCGTTTTCGGTGCTTTCTTCGCCGGTCTGATATTAAACAGATACATTCCGCATGTTTCGCCACTGATGAACCGCCTCGAGTTTATCGGCAATGCCCTCTTCATTCCTTATTTCCTGATAGGTGTGGGCATGCTGATCAATATCAATCTGCTGTTTCAGGGCAGTCATATTCTATGGGTCGTGTTCTGCATCGCCTTCTTCGGAACCCTGGGCAAAGCCATCGCAGCCTATATCGCCTGTTTGGGTTTCCGATTGCCACTTTCTTCGGGTCACATGATGTTCGGACTCACTTCGGCTCATGCTGCCGGAAGTATCGCCATGGTGATGGTGGGTATGCATCTGCTCGTAGCACCGGGCACTTACCTCGTCAACGATGATATGCTCAACGGTGTGGTTATGATGATTCTGATTACCTGCATCATCTCATCCATCCTTATCGACCGGTCTTCGCAGAAGATTATCCTGAGAGACAAGGAACTGCCTGATGCGGAAGACGACAAGAAGGTGAGCGATGAGAAGATTCTGATTCCGGTGAAATATCCTGAATATGCTGACAACCTGATGAGTCTGGCGTTTCTGGTGAGAAACCAGAAACTGAACAGGGGACTCATCTGCCTGAATGTGGTATATGAAGACAAGGACATGCGATACAACCAGGAACAGGGAAGACGACTTCTGGAACATTGCAGTCAGCTGGCTGCTGCCACCGATGTGATGACGCAGACCCAGGTTCGTATTGCCGCCAACATCGCCAACGGCATCAAGCATGCCTTCAACGAGTTCCAATGTTCTGAGATTATCATCGGAATGCACATGCATCCTGAGGTTTCGCCGAAGTTCTGGGGAGAATTCCACCAGAGTCTCTTCAACGGATTGAGCCGACAGATTATCATGGCACGCATCAGACAGCCGTTGAATACATTGAGAAGAATACGGGTAGCCGTACCTTCGAGAGCAGAGTTTGAGCCGGGTTTCTACCGCTGGCTGGAACGCCTAGCCCGACTTGCCGGCAACCTCGACTGCCGCATTCAGTTTCATGGCAGAGAAGAGAGTCTGGCGCTCATCAATGAATATATCAAGAACCGGCATCCGGAAGTGCGTGCTGATTATACCCAGATGATTCACTGGAACGAGTTGCCACAGCTGGCTTCGCAGATATCTCCAGATCACCTGTTCGTGGTAGTAACCGCCCGTAAGGGAACCGTATCTTACAAGACAGCACTGGAGCGTCTGCCGGAGGAAATAACGAAATACTTCTCAGGTACCAACCTGATGATTATCTTCCCCGACCAGCATGGTGATTCCTACGGCGACCAGCTTACCTTCGCTGAGCCTCAGCATCAGGAAGAGATCAGTGCTTACGAATCATTCCTGCAATGGTTTAAGAAATTCAGAAAATAAAGAGAAAACAGAGGATACTACTAAAAAAGGTCGCCAGCATTTTGGCGACCTTTTTTCATATTTATTTCGTATTCAAAACCAACTTCTTAGCTTTCATCTTTTCTCCCGCTACCGAGAGTTCTATCTTTCCCGGCTTATCACCGGCGCGCAATATCACGAGGGCGGATCCCTGAAAGAGATGACGCTGGATGGACTTCTCCAACTGGGTCTTTCCGATATGAAGCTCATCAGATGCGATGTTTCCATTATCCACCGCCACGATATTCGCATCGCCCTTCACGGTGAAGGTTAACTTGTCGAATGCCTTGGCATCCTTCACGTTCAGCACTCTTCTGCCCTTTTTATCCACCGCATAGATGCGAACATGCATCAGATCCTTACCATCAGCATGCCAGGTCTCTATATCCGGAACCAGCTTCAGAGCCACAGCCTCGCCCGTAGTCTCTATCTGATGGCGAGCCACCACCTTGCCGTTCTTTCTAGCTACAGCCAGAAGCACACCCGGTGCATAGGCGATGTTGTCCCACTTGATTCGGGCACGGAGCTTAGGGTCGTTACTGTTCTTCTTCACACCCAGACTCTTGCCATTGAGGAAGAGTTCCACCTCGTCGCCATTGGTATAGGTATAGAGCGAAACCTGCTCGCCTGCCTCACGGTTCCAGTTTTCTGAGAGCTTTCCGGCAGAAACATTGATGCCATTCCACTGGATGTTGCCACCCGACTTCTCGATGACACCGATGTGAACGGTTGGATCATCCTTAAACATACTCTTCACGAAATAAGCATCCGGCTTTGGCTGGAGAGAAAGATCGAACACACCCTGGTTCCATCCCTTGACAGGCCATCCCATACTCTCGCCCAGGTAATCGATGGCTCCCCAATAAGCCAGGCCCAACACCTTGTCGAGATCCATCTCATAGAAGTTTGGTCCCATCGCAGCTACACTCGCCTCGCTCTGATAGAAGGTCTTTTCAGGATAGCGCTTCATGTCACCAGGGAAGTACATATAACGATAGTTGTAGGAGTTTACCTCGGTAGCCACCGCCAAATCAGCAGGGATAGAATCTGTCTCGATGTTGCGGTAGCGGGGATGCATGGCAACGGTCGTCAATCGGGTATCATCATAACGGTGCAGCAATTCCTTCTGGAGTTTATAAGCCGTCACGCCCCAATCATTAAAAGGCAGGTTGCTGTATTGCTGCAATTCATTTCCCAGACTCCAGAGGATGACCGACGGATGATTTCTGTCTCGCTTCACCCACTCCGGAATATCCTTCTGCCAGAGGCTCTCCCATTCCACTCTGCCGCCGGCATACTGAGTAAGCCATTTGTCGTAAAGTTCATCCACCACCAAGATGCCATACTTATCGCAGAGCTTCAGGAAATCCTCGCTGTATGGATTATGAGAGGTGCGGATATGGTTCATGCCGAATTCCTTCATCAGTTTCAGCCGCTTCTCGATGGCACGCGGATAAGCAGCAGCACCCAAGGCACCGAGGGTATGATGATTGGCATAGCCCTTCAGCAAGACCTTCTTGCCATTCACCAGCAAGCCCTTCTGCGGAACGATTTCGATGGTGCGCACACCAAACGGCTCCTTAATCTGGTCAGCAATGTTGCCTTCGTTGTCATAAAGTGTCACCTCGGCAGTATATAAATAAGGTGTATCTGGCGACCACAGTTGGGCATTCTCCAGAGAGATGGCAGGCAACTCATATTCTCTATCACGCCATTTGGCATTGAAATCGATGTTATTCTTCTGTTGAGCCACCACCTTGCCATCGGCATCCAGAATACGAACCTCTACAGGAATAACAGCCTTTCCCTGTTCTTTTGCCAGCTTCTGCTGGTTGATAATCTCTGCCTTGATTTTCACCTCTTTGTTATCCTGGGTGCGGATAAAGAGCGGATGGCGAGGGAAGTACAGATCCTTGTCGGTGATGATGAGATTGACATCACGATAGAGACCGGCACCCGTAAACCAGCGGGAATTATTAGGATTGCGGGTATCTGCCTTGACGGTTATCTCGTTAGCCTCGCCCCATTTCAGGAGTTTACTGAGGTCGATATCAAAACCGAGGTAACCATAATCGGTACCTCCGATACGCTGACCATTGAGATAAACATCTCCTACCAGCATGATACCCTGGAAGTCGAGCACGATGCGCTTTCCCTTCCATTCATCTTTCGGAGTCAACTGATAGCGATACCAGCCAATGCCCATCTCCTTAAAGCCACGCGGACTCAATCGGCTGCGCACATTGCTGCCCGCATCGCTATTATCTGGTCGCTCACTGGCATCTGGAGCTACCCAATCCTGTCCGATCAGGAAATCATGAGGCAGATTCACCACATCATCCCCACTTTGAGTTGACTTCAACTCAGCAATATTCTTCACATCACCACGATGAAACTGCCATCCCTGGTTGATGCTGATTGTATCGCGCACCGCAGCTTCAGTCGAAAGGGTTCCCATCAAAGGCAAACCGCCCAATAGCAACGAGGCGAAAAGTATTGTCTTTTTATTCATGTCAAATTCATTTAATATGAGATTTTGAACCAAAAAGAACTAATCATAAAGTTCAATGTTCAAAGCTCAAAGTTCAAAGTACTAATTTCCGTCCGGCTTGGTTACATTCTGATTCACAGATGGATACCACACGAATTGATTGAAATCATCTGGCTGGGCAGGATTGTAGTCTTTCCAGTCACTGCGTAGATACTTCACGATAGGCAGATTGAGCTGCTTCATTCCCATTACCACCATCTTAGCCACCTCGTAGGCTCCGTATGGATTGAAGTGGGTGTTATCCTCCAAAGCCTTAGGCTGGTTTGGATAAGTATTTGCCGGATAGTGAACCAGCAACTTCTTGCTGTTCTCATAACCCAAAGTCTCGAAGAAAGTGCGGGTCATATCGTGGAGTTCAATGACAGGAACATCCTCTCTCTTTGCCACAGCTCTCATGGCATCAGGATAATCCTTATGAGTCTCCTGAATCTTGCTATGGGTAGCCTCATCGAAGAAGCGACGCTGAGTAGGAGTTACGAAGATGATGTTGCCACCCTTCTTGCGGACCTCATCGATGAACTTCTTCAGATTATAAGAGAAGTTATACCAGGCACCACTGCCTGCAGACTTCTCCTTCTGGTCGTTATGTCCGAACTCACAAATCACGTAGTCGCCCTTCTTCATCATCGCCAGCACCTTGTCCAGACGGTTGGAAGCAAGGAAGGAACCTGCTGTCAATCCGCTTTCGGCATGGTTTGAGATAGCCACCTCCGGACCAAACCAGCGAGTCACCATCTGTCCCCAGGAAGCGTATGGCTCTGGAAACTGATCTACTACCGTAGAGTTGCCGCAGAGGAAAACGGTGGTGGTTTCAGCAGGAGCCGGTTCCACCTTGATGCTCTTTACAGCTGGGGCAGCACCAGTAAACTCCAAGGTCAGCTTCTCATCCCAGGTAAACGTCTCCTTCTCGCGAGGTTTGATTTTTACGTTCATTTTATCGGTAATATAAGGAGAACGCTTGTTCACGACGAAGGAGAAAGTCTTGAACTCCCCCTTCCTGGTACTCACCTCATCGAGCATCAGTCTTCGGTTCTCGGCACGAACCACAGTCTTGCCTGCTTTCTTCTTAGAACCGAGCACCACGGTGACCTTATAGTTGCCATCTGCCACCTTCACAGAATAGAAGAAAGGGGCATTACTCTTAGCTTTTGGTGCAGCCACGATGTCATATCCCTGCCCCTTCTCTGCGGAATAGACAGGCTGCACCTTCAATATATCAATATCAAAAGTCTGGGCATTGACGGCTACAGTAGAAGCTAGCGCCAGCAGGCTGGTAAATAAAAAATTTCTAGTTTTCATATAAATTATTTTTTCTGTTGTTGTCATTCATCTTGGCTATGATTGAATTTCGAGAGCAAAGATACATAAAAAGGACAAAAAGATATTATGCTTTTTATCCTTCTTATATAAAAATCGTTCAAAAACTATTATTCCTGTCTATTTCTGCAGGGTAATTCCCATTAATCCGACAACCACCTCGTTGCTCAGCGCCCTTAAAGTGAAACGCTTCAATTTCTTCCTTGCATCCAGAGGCATGTCGAGCAATATCGCAGCTCCACCCTCTATTTCTGCCACGGCTTTCTTGAAACCAGGCACATCTGCCATGTTTTTGTTGACTTCCAGATGAAGATCACGGAAGAGATGACGACTCACCTTGCCCGATGCCAGACCTATGCGATAAGGACGAAGTTCCGGCTGCGGGAAGGCAGTGGCATTCTCCAAAAAATCCTGCTCTATCGGACACCAGTTAACCGGTGGAGTTAGCATCAGTTCATCCCTGGTTCCATCAGCATATTCTACTCTTACCACTGCATTTTCTATAGCATACTGCATCGGATTGGTAGAACCAGCCATCAGGAGATAAGCATGAGAAGCCTTGCCTCTCAACATGACAGAGATGCTGTCCGGATAGTTGTCCCAGAGAGAAGTATAAACGATATTCTTACCTTCCTTTGGAGAGCGGAACGGCAAATCGCCATCTACGTGTGCCCAGAACACACCATCCTTGATAAGACTTCTGAACTTCGTATCATCAACATGAGCCGTCTTCTTGGTAGAACACCAGTCACCGATGCCCTGGGTTGGCACACAGAGTGTAGTATATGGCGAACGAGGCGATAGATACTGGTTCTTGAAGATGTCGCTTACGTTTGCATTAAACACCTTGTCCATGTTCACCCATCGGCACTCTTCCGGTTTTACTTCGTCAAAGTCGTTACCCACGCCCTTGGTAGAAGCCCAGACATCTACAGATTGCTCTGCGATGCTTTCCGCCAACGTATATGCACATTTCAACGTTCTTTTCTCTTCTTTCTCAGGCTTGACTACCGGCAATTCAATATGCTGTACCTTTTCGGTAGAGAAAGCAGTATCCAGATACTTTCCTTCTCCCATATTCTGACGAATCACAATCTTCAAAGGCTGCTTGAAGTTCTGTCTGATTTCGAAAATTTCCTTCCCGTTCACCCGCTTAAACGAATAATCGAGATAAGGAGTATGCACCGAAGCACTATCCCAGGCAGCAGGAAATCCCGGACGGAGGATACACTCACCCTCCAAAGCGTTAGGTGTGATACCATACAAGCCTTGGATAAGGGCACGGGACGAGATGCCGGTAACATCGGCAAAATCACGATAGCCTTCACCTGTGGCAACATCCATCTTCGATAACTGTCCGAAGTTGGCAGGACTGCTGCCAAGATACATGAAGTCGAGAATATTTGCCTTCAGCAACTGATAAGCCTCTTCCGTTCTTCCCGCCTGATAGTAAGCCAGAACGGTATGCATCACTTCAGCCATCGCCACATTGTTGATGCTCCATTCGTAAGGAGCCCAGTCAGAAGTGCTCAGGGTCTGATATTCCACCTTATTATATATATAAGGGATGTGCGGAATATGCCGGTCGATATATCTGGTTGCCTGATAGTTCTGTACAGGAGTTCCCACTCCACAATCTATCGGAGTATAGATGCTCCAAAGAGCCGCATCCCGATGCACACGCTTCAAGCCTATGAAATCCTGATACTCAGCCCAATGCCCGGAATCCTTCAGCCATAATCTTTCGTTCATAGCTTTCAGAATTCTATCAGCTTCCTCCCGATAAGGCCCCGGATTCTCACCGATGATTCCGGCGATGCGAGCTGCCAGAAGATTAGCCCGATAGTTATAGGCGGAAGAATGGGTCACGGCACCGCTGTTGTATTGCAGGGCATCGCTCGCCCAGATACAGCAATAAGCATCATAAAGGCCATCATTGTCGGGATCCCAAGCCTGCTTTTCCCAAGCTAGATGACTCTTGATGACAGGCCACATCTTGCGCATATAAGCCGTATCTGCATCAAACTGGAAGTGCCAAAGCAGTTCATCTATAAACACAAGGTTCATGTCGTAATGATGAAACTGGTTGTTCTTCTCCGGATTTCTGCAGATATAGCCGTTACTATACATAGGAGTACCCCATTTATAGGTACCGCGCGCCAGGTTGTTCTTCTCGTCCATGAGATGCGGTTCGGTAACCGGCACATCGGTTACCTGACTTTTGGCGTATGCAGCAAAATGGATACGCTGTCTATCCTGCATGCCGAGGAAATCGCCCATATAGGCACCTCGCCAGCCGGGCAAAGACATGCGCCAGCCCACAGCTCCATGCTGCCAAACCTTCCCGTCCCAGGCACCATCGGCAGCCATGACCAGAGCGCCACCTATCGGATTGATATAGGCATCGGGGGTATGGAAGACGACAGATGAAGCAAGTTTGTTACGCCATTGCTCTGCTGCATCATACCGGGACTGCATCTTCGCATTTTCAGCAGTAGAAAGCTGGTTTTCTCCATCTACCGAGAAATAAAAGATGGAACCGGGAGAAAGCCTGGATACAGACCCGAGAACTGACGTTTCTGATGTGGCAGGTTCAAAGGTTCCTGGTTTCAGGAAACTTCCGATATCACCCGAACGGACTGGTTTAGGAACAGCGGTCTGGCTCAAGACTGCCTCTACCTTCAGTTTTCTGTTATCGAATCCACGAACAGTAAAACGCCAGACAGCTCCTTCTGTATCAGGAAAAGCCAGAACGGAAATATCGAGTTCACCCTTTCCCCATCGCCTGTCTTTCAGGAGATAGTTACGGCGTCCTGCCTCATAACTCGCCTTGCAGTATTCAGCCTCATCGAGCCACATCATCTGTTCCCCATTCGAAATCCGGAAGCGGATATTGCCCGTCTGGTTCTTCTTGTAGGTGGCAAAGACAGGGCGGTCGCTGGTTTCTAACCGCCATTCAGCCGTACTGCCATAGAGAGCACGGGTATAACGGCTGCTGCCATTCACACAGACGAAGGCATTACCTTCGGGCATATAATGAGCAGTGCGCTGTACGATATCTCGCGCTCCCATCGTGAGAGTACAAGATAACGCCAGCGCACTGAGCATTCCTATTTTAGAAATCTTATTTTTCATAACGTTTTCAAACCTTTGTTTTTATATTTATAAACCCGAAAACGGGCATTTTATTTTATCACGGCTCAGGTTTTTCTTATTTCAAAATTTTGCCAATGGACTCTTCATCTTCTTCAACCCCTTAGCCACGCACCTTGCATTGTGCCGTGCACCCTTCAGACTGGTGTGGGTATGATCCTTCTTGTAATATGCCTTCACCTTATCCTTGCCTATCTTATCGTAAGAATCGGCAGCGATGTTGTGGAGGTCGAGGAAAGCAACGCCCGTTTCGGCTACCACCTCACGATACCACTTTCCGTAGCTATCGTTACGACGCTCCATCTTGCCATGAGCCCACTCGTTGCGAGGAGTCAGGGAAACGAGAATTGGAGTAGCTCCCTTCTCACGCACATCCTGGATGAACTTCTTCAGGTACCAGCCGAAAGAATAAACCACCTCATACTGCTTGCTTTCTTCCATTTGGTAGACATGGCAGGTATCCTTGGAACTAGGTATGGAACCACGCATCTTCTTATCGGTCATAGAACAGATGTCATTATGACCAAACTCGATGAGTACGTAGTCGCCCGGCTGAAGACTGTTATATACCTTATCCCATCTTCCCTCATTGAGATAAGAACGGGAACTGCGACCCGCCTTGGCTGCATTCACACAGGTAATCTTCTTAGGATTGAAGATGGTGTAAGCCTGAGATGCCCAGCCCCACATGCCGTCTTCATCCTTATCGGCATTTTTTACGGTGCTGTCGCCTGTGAAGAAGACAACCGGTTTGCCTGGTTCACGTTTAAAATTTTCCACAGGCAAAGCCACATTGATCATCATCGCCTGCAAAGGAGCCAGCTCAGGATCCTTGCTTTCAGCCAATCCTTCTGCTGCCGACCGGGCATTCATCATCGCTCCGAAACGGGAGGTGTGGATATGATCTTTAAAGAAATGATACTTCTCCTTCCAATGACCATAGCTATCAAGCTTAGCTGCAGAAATCTCATTCAAATCAACAAAAGGTACATGCTCCTGCTCAGCCACCTGCTTTGCCCACAATCCGAAGGTCTTGTTGACACGAACTATCTTGTCGTTCTCATCGTAGGCATCACGTGGAGTCAACGACATCAGGATAGGATGAGCACCCAAGGACTTACAGTCGTTGATGTATTTACGCATGTATTCGCCATAGGTATAAACGGTTTCCTTGACGCCAGTCTCCTTGATGGTGACGTTGAGTGAATCCTTGCCGATACCAGGGATGCTGGCACGTGCTCTACCGCTATCGTATGGACCATTGTCGTTATGACCGATGGAGATGATCACCCAGTCGCCAGCCTTGATGCCCTTACGCACATCCGGCCAGAGACGGTTATAGAAGGTGCGGCTGCTCATACCTCCGAGCGCCTGGTTCTCTACCGTAATCTTGTTGGCATCGAAGAACTCATGCTCGTAGTATCCCCAGCCCCACTGGCCGTTGTTACCATTACCCAGTGTACCATTGCGCATAGTAGAGTTACCTATCAGGAAGAGCACAGGGTTGTTGCCACTGCGGCTGGTTCCCGGTTGGATTCGTGCGGTCATCGCCTTGTTCAGACTATCCGCAGTATTGTCGATAACTTTGTTGACATCTTCCATTGGTTTTGCCACCTGGGCAAAAGAAGCAGTTGTTGCCGCTATCAATGAGAAGGCAAATAATATTCTTTTCATTAGCTACGTATTTTTATCAAATTATTATCGTTAGATTATATACAAGAGAATTCTTCACTCTTCGTTCATCACTCTTCACTTAATCCTTTCTGCATGATCAGGCAGATAATATCCCAGATGAGGAGGTTGATTATATCCCACATTCTGCCAAGCCACTCCCATACGATAGATATGCTCGTGCATCAGAGTTGGAACCCGATATTCTGTCGGAATATTGGTGGTGAAGATATTGAGATGCGATGCATCGCTCTCATCCCAATAGATAACTTCCTCTCTCCAGTCTCCGAAGAGATCAGCCTGCAGATTAGGAGTTGCCTTCGACCAGTTACAACTCACCGAGTTGCCCATCTCATACAGTTGCTTGCCATTGCTCAAAGGCAACGCCACCGCTTCCTTTCCGTTCCATTTCTGGAGATAAGGAGGGAAATGAGGAGGACGGCCGTTTGCCAGAAGTTCATCCTGCAAGTCGCCATCCCAATAAATCCGGAAGTTCATTGCCGGCATTCTGGAAACAGCTTTGAAACTCGTTTTCTCATTACTTCTGAAATGATCAGCTTCATGATTCTTCTTATAGGATAAAGATGTTTCTGCCGAAACAGTCTTACCCTTGATGTCTCTTACAACAGGAGCATCCGAACACCAAAGTTCATATCCCCGATGCTGGGCATCGATATCAGCAGCCAATCCTCTTCCGGTATCATCCTTATCGAGTGTACGGAACAGGATTTCGCCTGTTCGTGCATCTCGCAGATCAGAACCATAGGGATATTCTTCGTGTACCATATAATATTCCAATCCCGGTCGGTCGGGATCCAGATCAGCAAGATGCTGCGCATCGCCATGTCCCAATCCGGTAGAATACAACAAGGTTCCATCATGGTTGATGGCTGCAGATCCGTAGGTAATCTCGTCACATCCATCCCCATCCACATCGCCCACAGCCAGACTGTGAGTACCCTGGGCATAAGCCGTATTCTTACATCCACGAGCCTCCTTCAGTACCTTTCCATCGGTATCGGTTACCTTCCAGTCGTTGGGAGTCAGCGAAGCATGGAGCCATTTGGTCTTGAGTTCCTTTCCGTCGAAATCTATCGCCCAGAGATAAGAACGGGTATAATAGCCACGGCACATCACGGCACTTGGCTGCTTGTCGGCACCCTCCAGGAAAGCCACACCGGCAAGGTATCGCTCGCCGCGGTTGCCATAGTTGTTCTTATCGCCCCAGACTGAAGAATAGGCAGGAAATCCGTTCTCCAGATGCTCTCCCTCTTCCACCTGCCGGCCTGTACCGAAGGATCGGTTGGGCTGATACCAGATGGTATGCATCGCCTTTCCGGTTTCGCCATTAAAGACTGTAAGCAGTTCGGGACCTGCCATAATGCGACCTCTCGAATTGCGATAATCGGCAGCATTGTCCAGTTCTCGGATTCCGGCATCCGTAGCCGCATCGCTCACAAACTTTCCCTTGGCATCTACCGAACCCGTCGATGT of Segatella copri contains these proteins:
- a CDS encoding rhamnogalacturonan acetylesterase, with the translated sequence MKRILFAFSLIAATTASFAQVAKPMEDVNKVIDNTADSLNKAMTARIQPGTSRSGNNPVLFLIGNSTMRNGTLGNGNNGQWGWGYYEHEFFDANKITVENQALGGMSSRTFYNRLWPDVRKGIKAGDWVIISIGHNDNGPYDSGRARASIPGIGKDSLNVTIKETGVKETVYTYGEYMRKYINDCKSLGAHPILMSLTPRDAYDENDKIVRVNKTFGLWAKQVAEQEHVPFVDLNEISAAKLDSYGHWKEKYHFFKDHIHTSRFGAMMNARSAAEGLAESKDPELAPLQAMMINVALPVENFKREPGKPVVFFTGDSTVKNADKDEDGMWGWASQAYTIFNPKKITCVNAAKAGRSSRSYLNEGRWDKVYNSLQPGDYVLIEFGHNDICSMTDKKMRGSIPSSKDTCHVYQMEESKQYEVVYSFGWYLKKFIQDVREKGATPILVSLTPRNEWAHGKMERRNDSYGKWYREVVAETGVAFLDLHNIAADSYDKIGKDKVKAYYKKDHTHTSLKGARHNARCVAKGLKKMKSPLAKF
- a CDS encoding DUF4450 domain-containing protein, yielding MKNKISKIGMLSALALSCTLTMGARDIVQRTAHYMPEGNAFVCVNGSSRYTRALYGSTAEWRLETSDRPVFATYKKNQTGNIRFRISNGEQMMWLDEAEYCKASYEAGRRNYLLKDRRWGKGELDISVLAFPDTEGAVWRFTVRGFDNRKLKVEAVLSQTAVPKPVRSGDIGSFLKPGTFEPATSETSVLGSVSRLSPGSIFYFSVDGENQLSTAENAKMQSRYDAAEQWRNKLASSVVFHTPDAYINPIGGALVMAADGAWDGKVWQHGAVGWRMSLPGWRGAYMGDFLGMQDRQRIHFAAYAKSQVTDVPVTEPHLMDEKNNLARGTYKWGTPMYSNGYICRNPEKNNQFHHYDMNLVFIDELLWHFQFDADTAYMRKMWPVIKSHLAWEKQAWDPDNDGLYDAYCCIWASDALQYNSGAVTHSSAYNYRANLLAARIAGIIGENPGPYREEADRILKAMNERLWLKDSGHWAEYQDFIGLKRVHRDAALWSIYTPIDCGVGTPVQNYQATRYIDRHIPHIPYIYNKVEYQTLSTSDWAPYEWSINNVAMAEVMHTVLAYYQAGRTEEAYQLLKANILDFMYLGSSPANFGQLSKMDVATGEGYRDFADVTGISSRALIQGLYGITPNALEGECILRPGFPAAWDSASVHTPYLDYSFKRVNGKEIFEIRQNFKQPLKIVIRQNMGEGKYLDTAFSTEKVQHIELPVVKPEKEEKRTLKCAYTLAESIAEQSVDVWASTKGVGNDFDEVKPEECRWVNMDKVFNANVSDIFKNQYLSPRSPYTTLCVPTQGIGDWCSTKKTAHVDDTKFRSLIKDGVFWAHVDGDLPFRSPKEGKNIVYTSLWDNYPDSISVMLRGKASHAYLLMAGSTNPMQYAIENAVVRVEYADGTRDELMLTPPVNWCPIEQDFLENATAFPQPELRPYRIGLASGKVSRHLFRDLHLEVNKNMADVPGFKKAVAEIEGGAAILLDMPLDARKKLKRFTLRALSNEVVVGLMGITLQK
- a CDS encoding cation:proton antiporter; this encodes MFHIAQYFPITDPTLIFFVVLLIILFAPIIMGKLRIPHIIGMVLAGVLIGKYGLNILERDSSFELFGKVGLYYIMFLAALEMDMEGMKKNKSRLLIYGLLTCFIPFFLTYGMSIWLLHYSAKASFLLSCIMASNTLIAYPIVSRYGLQQKPSVTLSVGSSMISLLIALIMLAGLVASFSKHDGILFWVFFTLKFAVYCGVMIMLIPRLTRWFLRRYSDAVMQFIFVLSMLFMSAALSQIVGIEGVFGAFFAGLILNRYIPHVSPLMNRLEFIGNALFIPYFLIGVGMLININLLFQGSHILWVVFCIAFFGTLGKAIAAYIACLGFRLPLSSGHMMFGLTSAHAAGSIAMVMVGMHLLVAPGTYLVNDDMLNGVVMMILITCIISSILIDRSSQKIILRDKELPDAEDDKKVSDEKILIPVKYPEYADNLMSLAFLVRNQKLNRGLICLNVVYEDKDMRYNQEQGRRLLEHCSQLAAATDVMTQTQVRIAANIANGIKHAFNEFQCSEIIIGMHMHPEVSPKFWGEFHQSLFNGLSRQIIMARIRQPLNTLRRIRVAVPSRAEFEPGFYRWLERLARLAGNLDCRIQFHGREESLALINEYIKNRHPEVRADYTQMIHWNELPQLASQISPDHLFVVVTARKGTVSYKTALERLPEEITKYFSGTNLMIIFPDQHGDSYGDQLTFAEPQHQEEISAYESFLQWFKKFRK
- a CDS encoding glycoside hydrolase family 2 TIM barrel-domain containing protein translates to MNKKTILFASLLLGGLPLMGTLSTEAAVRDTISINQGWQFHRGDVKNIAELKSTQSGDDVVNLPHDFLIGQDWVAPDASERPDNSDAGSNVRSRLSPRGFKEMGIGWYRYQLTPKDEWKGKRIVLDFQGIMLVGDVYLNGQRIGGTDYGYLGFDIDLSKLLKWGEANEITVKADTRNPNNSRWFTGAGLYRDVNLIITDKDLYFPRHPLFIRTQDNKEVKIKAEIINQQKLAKEQGKAVIPVEVRILDADGKVVAQQKNNIDFNAKWRDREYELPAISLENAQLWSPDTPYLYTAEVTLYDNEGNIADQIKEPFGVRTIEIVPQKGLLVNGKKVLLKGYANHHTLGALGAAAYPRAIEKRLKLMKEFGMNHIRTSHNPYSEDFLKLCDKYGILVVDELYDKWLTQYAGGRVEWESLWQKDIPEWVKRDRNHPSVILWSLGNELQQYSNLPFNDWGVTAYKLQKELLHRYDDTRLTTVAMHPRYRNIETDSIPADLAVATEVNSYNYRYMYFPGDMKRYPEKTFYQSEASVAAMGPNFYEMDLDKVLGLAYWGAIDYLGESMGWPVKGWNQGVFDLSLQPKPDAYFVKSMFKDDPTVHIGVIEKSGGNIQWNGINVSAGKLSENWNREAGEQVSLYTYTNGDEVELFLNGKSLGVKKNSNDPKLRARIKWDNIAYAPGVLLAVARKNGKVVARHQIETTGEAVALKLVPDIETWHADGKDLMHVRIYAVDKKGRRVLNVKDAKAFDKLTFTVKGDANIVAVDNGNIASDELHIGKTQLEKSIQRHLFQGSALVILRAGDKPGKIELSVAGEKMKAKKLVLNTK
- a CDS encoding rhamnogalacturonan acetylesterase, encoding MKTRNFLFTSLLALASTVAVNAQTFDIDILKVQPVYSAEKGQGYDIVAAPKAKSNAPFFYSVKVADGNYKVTVVLGSKKKAGKTVVRAENRRLMLDEVSTRKGEFKTFSFVVNKRSPYITDKMNVKIKPREKETFTWDEKLTLEFTGAAPAVKSIKVEPAPAETTTVFLCGNSTVVDQFPEPYASWGQMVTRWFGPEVAISNHAESGLTAGSFLASNRLDKVLAMMKKGDYVICEFGHNDQKEKSAGSGAWYNFSYNLKKFIDEVRKKGGNIIFVTPTQRRFFDEATHSKIQETHKDYPDAMRAVAKREDVPVIELHDMTRTFFETLGYENSKKLLVHYPANTYPNQPKALEDNTHFNPYGAYEVAKMVVMGMKQLNLPIVKYLRSDWKDYNPAQPDDFNQFVWYPSVNQNVTKPDGN